From the genome of Haloarcula taiwanensis:
CTGGAGAAGTCGCCGTCAAGGAGGTGGAGTCGGTCGGGGTCGTGGCCGAACAGTTCTGCGGTGACCAGAAACCGCGCGGCGAAGACGCCGTGGTGGTCGTCGTACGCCACGATTTCGCTCTCCGGCGAGATGCCGGCCTCCGAGAGCAACCGTGCCCACTCGTCTTCGGCGGGCAGCATTCCCTCGCCAGCATCGGACTCCGCGCCGTGTTCGTCCGCCCGGAACGAATCGAAGGGTACGTTCACCGCACCCGGGAGGTGTCCGAGGCCGTCGTACTCCCACGCGTCTCGCACGTCGACCACCCGGAGGTCGTCGCCCCGACTCGACACCCACTCCGCAGAGACGAAATCAGTCATCGTCCACGCGTAACCGCTCCGTCCGCTTGAAAACTCTCATCATGTGCGGTCGAAGGTGGGTGCAAATGCTGCCGCATTTCGCGCACGCACAGCAGGGCTCACATCCGGACATGGAACGCCATGGCTCCTGTCCGCTGGGCGGCGGACGTGTTGAATAGCGACAGTGCTCAGTAGAGGCAACGTCTGCCGACACGGTGGACGAGTGGCCGAACATGCCGAAAGTCGTAGTAATATATGTCTGGTAGACTTACGCTTCGATGCACTATGACTGACTACGCTAACGACGTGCTCGTCTCGGCCGACTGGGTCAGCGAGCATCTGGACGAGTTCCAGAGCGACGACCCCGCCCACCGACTGGTAGAAGTGGACGTCGACACGGAACTGTACGACGAGAGCCACGCCCCCGGGGCGATCGGCTTCAACTGGGAGACACAGCTTCAGGACCAGACCACACGCGACATCCTCGACAAGGAAGATTTCGAGGACCTGCTTGGCAGTCACGGCATCAGCGAGGACTCGACGGTCGTTCTCTACGGAGACAACTCCAACTGGTTCGCCGCCTACACGTATTGGCAGTTCAAGTACTACGGCCACGACGACGTGAAGCTGCTCGACGGCGGCCGCGAGTACTGGGTCGAGAACGACTACGAACTCACCGACGAGGTCCCCGAGTTCTCCGAAGTCGACTACGAGGCCTCCGGCCCGCGCGAGTCCATCCGCGCCTACCGAGAGGACGTCGAGAACGCCATCGAGCGCGAACTGCCGCTGGTCGACGTTCGCTCGCCCGAGGAATACTCCGGCGAAATCCTCGCACCCCCGGGACTCCAGGAGACCGCCCAGCGCGGCGGCCACATCCCCGGCGCACAGAACATCTCCTGGGCGGCCGTCACCAACGACGACGGGACGTTCAAGGACTACGACGAACTCGAAGAACTCTACGCCGAGTACGGCATCGACGGCGACTCCACGACGGTCGCCTACTGCCGCATCGGTGAGCGCTCCTCGGTCGCCTGGTTCGCCCTGCACGAACTGCTGGGCTACGACGACACCATCAACTACGACGGCTCCTGGACTGAATGGGGCAATCTGGTTGGTGCGCCTATCGAGAAAGGCGAAGCGGACGACTGAGCATAGCGAAGGCGTTCGCTTCGTAGCGGAGCGGGGAGCCCGCAGGGCGACCCGTGGAGCAGGGCGAGGCTGAGTAAGCGCAAGCGTGCGGGGCCTCGAATCGGAACGGCGACCACCGGGAACCGTGAAGCAGGACGAAGCTGAGTAAGCGGCAGCATACGACGCGTCAAATCGGAGCGGT
Proteins encoded in this window:
- a CDS encoding sulfurtransferase, with product MTDYANDVLVSADWVSEHLDEFQSDDPAHRLVEVDVDTELYDESHAPGAIGFNWETQLQDQTTRDILDKEDFEDLLGSHGISEDSTVVLYGDNSNWFAAYTYWQFKYYGHDDVKLLDGGREYWVENDYELTDEVPEFSEVDYEASGPRESIRAYREDVENAIERELPLVDVRSPEEYSGEILAPPGLQETAQRGGHIPGAQNISWAAVTNDDGTFKDYDELEELYAEYGIDGDSTTVAYCRIGERSSVAWFALHELLGYDDTINYDGSWTEWGNLVGAPIEKGEADD